The Corynebacterium simulans genome contains a region encoding:
- a CDS encoding tetratricopeptide repeat protein, with product MHTASSAASASAAHDATQAVPFDPFADEEGTSAVAFDPFADEDGADADSDFNDPDNIGALIAELGQLRDRRKQEDASQRSRRAAIDTFRQRRAAKRTDREVADGMARLPFIVPRNPTEALIDPVKEKVAPPQLSPGDIVAGQYEILGVIAHGGLGWIYLANDHFVSGRIVVLKGMQAEKSSDETATAEVEREFLADITHPGIVKIFNFIDDPRVDGGFIVMEYVGGPSLKQRRNDQADHLFPVDTAIAYILELLPALDYLHARGVVYNDLKPSNIIITEDQVKLIDLGAVSGIGAFGHIYGTKGFQAPEIAKDGPSVASDIYTIGRTLACLTFHLPQEDGVYLPGLPSPADEPLLRRYLSFYRLLLRATDPDPAKRFQSVSQLRNQLFGVLREVIALRDGVQHPSQHSLFSPQRTTFGTKHLVFRTDQLIDGIDRTVRITASEVVSALPAPLVDRSDVGAALLQGASYTEPQEALETLRQAMQAPEYEESAEIPLGVVRSMIDLGYTGQAREWLASIEDKLGNDWRFQWYSGVAVLLLDEYRAAQVHFANVLNLLPGEPAPKLAIAAINELILQQLGYNEVSLIDPAIARACANLTTSLDELPNELFTDDRGIWDHVTDDPAHLRFNSMRLYGIVWATYPTTVSSAFGLARQMRSEQQVELAVATLDRVPNASRHYRMARLTTILQLVLHDLSESRIRRAARRLEEIPQNEPRFLQVKAAVISAGLNFLRDCDLDAAASPNDLFEFAFTQRGLRYGLADTLRALARQAPFARHRYALVDLANQVRPVTNF from the coding sequence ATGCACACGGCGTCCAGTGCGGCGTCGGCAAGCGCGGCGCATGATGCCACCCAAGCAGTACCCTTCGACCCGTTTGCGGATGAGGAGGGTACCTCGGCCGTGGCCTTCGACCCCTTCGCGGACGAGGACGGTGCGGATGCGGACAGCGACTTCAACGACCCGGATAATATCGGCGCCCTGATTGCGGAGCTGGGGCAGCTGCGTGACCGCCGCAAGCAGGAGGATGCCTCGCAGCGCTCGCGGCGCGCGGCCATCGATACTTTCCGCCAGCGGCGTGCGGCCAAGCGCACCGACCGCGAGGTGGCCGACGGCATGGCGCGCTTGCCTTTCATCGTGCCGCGCAACCCTACGGAGGCGCTCATCGACCCCGTAAAGGAGAAGGTCGCCCCGCCGCAGCTTTCTCCCGGCGATATCGTGGCAGGTCAGTACGAAATTCTGGGCGTTATTGCCCACGGCGGTCTGGGCTGGATTTACCTGGCTAATGACCACTTCGTCTCCGGGCGCATCGTGGTGCTCAAGGGCATGCAGGCGGAAAAGTCATCAGACGAGACCGCCACTGCGGAGGTCGAACGCGAGTTCCTGGCGGATATTACGCACCCGGGAATCGTGAAGATTTTCAACTTCATCGATGACCCCCGCGTGGACGGCGGCTTCATCGTAATGGAGTACGTGGGCGGCCCCTCGCTCAAACAGCGGCGCAACGACCAGGCAGACCACCTGTTCCCGGTCGATACCGCGATTGCCTACATCTTGGAGCTGCTGCCGGCGCTGGACTATCTCCATGCGCGCGGGGTGGTCTACAACGACTTAAAACCCTCGAACATCATCATCACCGAGGACCAGGTCAAGCTGATTGACCTTGGCGCGGTCTCCGGCATCGGCGCCTTCGGGCACATCTACGGCACGAAGGGCTTCCAAGCCCCAGAGATTGCCAAGGATGGCCCCTCGGTAGCCTCGGATATTTACACCATCGGCCGCACGCTGGCCTGCCTGACCTTCCATCTGCCGCAGGAAGACGGCGTCTACTTACCCGGACTGCCCTCCCCTGCCGACGAGCCGCTGCTGCGCCGCTACCTCTCCTTCTACCGGCTGCTGCTGCGCGCCACGGACCCAGATCCGGCCAAGCGCTTTCAGAGCGTATCGCAGCTGCGGAACCAGCTCTTTGGTGTGCTCCGCGAGGTCATCGCCCTGCGCGATGGCGTTCAGCATCCCTCGCAGCACTCGCTGTTTTCCCCACAGCGTACGACCTTCGGCACCAAGCACCTGGTCTTTCGCACGGACCAGCTGATTGACGGCATCGACCGCACCGTGCGCATCACCGCCTCCGAGGTGGTCTCGGCGCTGCCGGCGCCCCTCGTGGACCGCTCCGACGTGGGCGCCGCGCTCCTGCAGGGTGCTTCCTACACGGAGCCGCAGGAAGCCCTCGAAACGCTGCGCCAGGCCATGCAGGCTCCGGAGTACGAGGAATCCGCAGAAATCCCGCTCGGCGTGGTGCGTTCCATGATCGACCTGGGCTATACCGGCCAGGCCCGCGAATGGCTCGCCTCGATCGAGGACAAGCTCGGAAACGATTGGCGCTTCCAGTGGTACTCCGGCGTCGCCGTGCTGCTTCTCGACGAGTATCGCGCCGCCCAAGTGCACTTCGCGAACGTCCTCAACCTGCTGCCGGGCGAGCCGGCGCCGAAGCTGGCTATCGCGGCGATTAACGAGCTCATCTTGCAGCAGCTGGGCTACAACGAAGTCTCGCTCATCGATCCTGCCATCGCGCGGGCATGTGCGAACCTCACTACCAGCCTGGACGAGCTGCCGAACGAACTGTTTACCGACGATCGAGGAATCTGGGATCACGTCACCGATGACCCGGCTCACCTGCGTTTTAACTCGATGCGTCTGTACGGAATCGTGTGGGCCACCTACCCGACCACGGTCTCTTCCGCTTTCGGCCTGGCCCGCCAGATGCGCTCGGAGCAGCAGGTGGAGCTGGCCGTGGCGACGCTAGATCGCGTGCCCAACGCCTCGCGCCACTACCGCATGGCCCGGCTGACCACCATTTTGCAACTGGTACTGCACGATCTTTCCGAGTCTCGTATCCGCCGCGCTGCCCGCCGTCTGGAGGAGATCCCACAAAATGAGCCGCGATTCTTGCAGGTCAAGGCGGCAGTCATCTCCGCGGGCCTGAACTTCCTCCGCGACTGTGACCTCGATGCAGCGGCCTCTCCGAACGACCTCTTCGAGTTCGCCTTCACGCAGCGTGGCTTACGCTACGGCTTGGCCGATACTCTGCGTGCCTTGGCCCGGCAGGCGCCCTTCGCGCGGCACCGCTACGCGCTGGTGGACCTGGCGAACCAAGTGCGGCCTGTGACCAACTTTTAG
- a CDS encoding glutamate ABC transporter substrate-binding protein produces MAHSTRLLAVLSAAALCAASCGVPDLGSEEERIPRASLDAEAGPPLPDNSIFEPAGSAEPRPVLDTPLKGTYKPDGKSAKERIPAIYKRGRIIVGVDRSNNLMSYRDTATGEVRGFEVDIAREIARDIFGDPDKVDFRFVESSERTRALNDESVDIVIRTMSISAERQREVAFSAPYMTTKTRLLVLTSSGIRSIDDTAGKTLCAVQGSTIVDTIRRAASTANILQTRAWGDCLMALQLNQVDGVVADDALLSGMVAQDSYTSIVGEPLTTEDYGVAVRKPDSTHDSRPLLRQVNSTLERIRSDGAWDKIFDRWLGDYLPKPALGSPDYVNDEEA; encoded by the coding sequence ATGGCTCATTCCACTCGCCTTCTAGCCGTCTTATCTGCGGCCGCCCTGTGTGCCGCCTCCTGCGGTGTCCCCGATTTAGGCAGCGAGGAAGAAAGGATTCCGCGCGCTTCCTTAGACGCGGAGGCAGGCCCTCCCCTTCCCGATAACTCCATCTTCGAGCCCGCCGGCAGCGCCGAGCCCCGGCCGGTATTGGACACGCCGCTGAAGGGCACCTACAAACCGGACGGCAAGAGCGCGAAGGAAAGAATTCCTGCCATTTATAAACGCGGGCGCATCATCGTCGGCGTGGACCGCTCCAATAACCTGATGAGCTACCGCGACACCGCCACGGGCGAGGTACGTGGTTTTGAGGTGGATATCGCACGCGAGATTGCCCGCGATATCTTCGGCGACCCGGACAAGGTTGACTTCCGCTTCGTCGAGTCCTCAGAGCGCACGAGAGCGCTCAACGATGAAAGCGTGGATATTGTCATTCGCACGATGTCCATTAGCGCCGAGCGTCAGCGTGAGGTTGCGTTCTCCGCGCCGTATATGACCACCAAGACCCGCCTTTTGGTGCTGACCAGCTCCGGCATCCGCTCCATCGATGACACCGCTGGCAAGACGCTGTGCGCGGTCCAGGGCTCCACCATCGTGGACACCATCCGCCGTGCGGCCTCCACCGCGAATATCCTGCAGACCCGCGCCTGGGGAGACTGCCTCATGGCGCTGCAGCTCAACCAGGTCGACGGCGTGGTGGCTGACGACGCTCTCCTCTCCGGCATGGTGGCCCAAGACTCCTATACCTCGATCGTCGGCGAGCCGCTGACCACGGAGGACTACGGCGTGGCCGTGCGCAAGCCCGATTCCACCCATGATTCGCGGCCGCTGCTGCGCCAGGTCAATTCCACCCTGGAGCGCATCCGCAGCGACGGCGCCTGGGACAAGATTTTTGATCGCTGGCTCGGTGACTACCTGCCCAAGCCGGCTTTGGGCAGCCCTGACTACGTAAACGATGAGGAGGCATAA
- a CDS encoding NUDIX domain-containing protein produces MGAMKQGEHISGDGWAAGPGGIKLWGKFGAAGLFLLAGERVLLQHRAEWTNHGGTWGIPGGARDFHESAVAAALRETQEECAIAPADVLVLGERVTAGPYPAVGELPGNWTYTTVIARTRDDEPLDVIANEESNELRWVHLDEVEELPLLGAFREAIPSLRAFIAGQPR; encoded by the coding sequence ATGGGCGCCATGAAGCAAGGAGAGCACATAAGTGGCGATGGCTGGGCAGCCGGCCCGGGCGGGATAAAGCTATGGGGCAAGTTTGGCGCGGCCGGGCTTTTCCTCCTTGCCGGCGAGCGCGTGCTGCTCCAGCACCGTGCGGAGTGGACCAACCACGGCGGCACCTGGGGCATTCCCGGCGGCGCGCGGGATTTCCACGAAAGCGCCGTTGCGGCTGCACTGCGAGAAACGCAGGAGGAATGCGCCATCGCGCCTGCCGACGTCCTGGTGCTCGGCGAGCGCGTCACCGCCGGGCCCTATCCCGCAGTGGGGGAGCTGCCCGGCAACTGGACCTATACCACCGTCATCGCACGCACCCGCGATGATGAGCCGTTGGACGTTATTGCCAACGAGGAGTCCAACGAGCTGCGCTGGGTGCACCTCGACGAGGTGGAAGAATTACCTCTGTTGGGGGCATTTCGTGAGGCCATTCCCTCCTTGCGGGCCTTTATCGCGGGCCAACCTCGGTGA
- a CDS encoding ABC transporter ATP-binding protein, whose amino-acid sequence MIEVEGLTKQYKSVRAVDDLTFKVEPGIVTGFLGPNGAGKSTTMRMILGLDSPTAGQARINGKAYRELKSPLREVGALLDAKAVHPNRTAANHLKWMAQSNGIPASRVDEVLGLVGLSDVAGKKAGGFSLGMGQRLGLAGALLGDPGILILDEPVNGLDPEGIRWVRSLVRALAAEGRTVLISSHLLSEMSMTADHLVVIGRGRLVASQSTYDFVKQHSDSSVIVRSDHLEEFGGALREANVAYTDGSDEEGRKTLIINDVSTDFIGQLAYSTGVPLNELSLKRASLEDAFMRMTGEDVQYHASTPGAGQPNQPNQPAA is encoded by the coding sequence ATGATTGAAGTTGAGGGACTGACGAAACAATATAAGTCTGTCCGTGCAGTAGACGACCTCACCTTTAAGGTGGAGCCAGGCATCGTGACCGGCTTTCTAGGTCCGAACGGTGCGGGCAAGTCGACGACCATGCGCATGATTCTGGGCCTGGATAGCCCCACGGCGGGCCAGGCCCGTATTAACGGCAAGGCCTACCGCGAGTTGAAGAGCCCGCTGCGGGAGGTCGGCGCGCTGCTCGATGCCAAGGCCGTGCACCCGAACCGCACCGCGGCCAACCACCTGAAGTGGATGGCGCAGTCCAACGGCATTCCTGCTTCCCGCGTGGACGAGGTGCTGGGGCTGGTTGGGCTTTCCGACGTCGCCGGTAAGAAGGCCGGCGGCTTCTCCCTCGGCATGGGCCAGCGCCTCGGCCTGGCCGGCGCCCTGCTGGGTGACCCGGGAATCCTCATCCTGGACGAGCCGGTCAACGGCCTCGATCCAGAAGGTATTCGCTGGGTTCGCTCCCTGGTTCGCGCGCTCGCGGCAGAGGGCCGTACCGTCTTGATTTCCTCCCACCTGTTGTCGGAGATGTCCATGACCGCAGACCACCTCGTGGTCATCGGCCGTGGCCGCCTAGTGGCTAGCCAGTCCACCTATGACTTTGTAAAGCAGCACTCGGATTCCTCCGTTATCGTGCGCTCCGATCACCTCGAAGAGTTCGGCGGCGCGCTGCGTGAGGCCAACGTGGCTTATACAGACGGCAGCGACGAGGAAGGTCGCAAGACCCTCATCATCAATGACGTCAGCACCGATTTCATCGGCCAGCTGGCATATTCCACAGGCGTTCCGCTCAACGAGCTAAGCCTGAAGCGCGCTTCGCTGGAGGATGCGTTCATGCGCATGACCGGCGAGGACGTGCAGTACCACGCCAGCACCCCCGGTGCTGGGCAGCCGAACCAGCCTAACCAGCCTGCCGCATAG
- a CDS encoding ABC transporter permease — translation MLKVIINTLRAEWTKLRTTKSFYWTTGLIFLLSFLWALFNGLNAEMDPAMPISPLTAEGMNSILLMLGIPIIMIQAIMIVTTEYRFGLQSTVFMANPNRSIVALVKLLMYAVIAAVILFLALVLIYFVSDLSASKEIADIYKPFEEDGGKRALWLLPLLGFMVVIFVQGLGWLLRQTAGTVALSLILYLGIENVVRLLPKVGDDFIPYMPFSAFGNWASDTVPENVPWDSSAGSAIVFIVWAVALWILGVFVLEKRDA, via the coding sequence ATGCTAAAAGTGATTATCAATACCCTCCGCGCCGAGTGGACCAAGCTGCGCACCACCAAGTCCTTCTACTGGACCACCGGCCTGATTTTTCTCCTGTCCTTCCTGTGGGCGCTGTTCAACGGTCTCAACGCTGAGATGGACCCAGCGATGCCGATTAGCCCGCTTACTGCCGAGGGCATGAACTCCATCCTGCTGATGCTGGGCATCCCGATCATCATGATCCAGGCCATCATGATCGTGACCACCGAATACCGCTTCGGACTGCAGTCCACGGTCTTCATGGCGAACCCGAATCGCTCCATCGTCGCGCTGGTCAAGCTCCTGATGTACGCGGTTATTGCCGCAGTCATCCTGTTCCTGGCTCTGGTGCTGATTTACTTTGTCTCGGACCTTTCCGCATCCAAGGAAATCGCGGACATCTACAAGCCTTTCGAAGAAGACGGCGGCAAGCGCGCACTGTGGCTCCTCCCGCTGCTGGGCTTTATGGTCGTGATCTTTGTGCAGGGCTTGGGCTGGCTGCTGCGCCAGACCGCTGGCACCGTGGCACTGTCCCTGATTCTCTACCTGGGCATTGAGAACGTCGTGCGCCTGCTGCCGAAGGTCGGCGACGACTTCATCCCCTACATGCCATTTTCCGCCTTCGGCAACTGGGCTTCGGACACTGTGCCGGAAAACGTCCCATGGGACTCCTCGGCGGGAAGCGCCATCGTCTTCATCGTTTGGGCGGTAGCGCTGTGGATCCTCGGCGTCTTCGTGCTTGAAAAGCGAGACGCATGA
- a CDS encoding phospholipase D-like domain-containing protein, whose translation MDFSLNIDLSFWQLFFLILDYGIKILAIGFVPEGRRPSSSTAWLLAILLLPIVGLPLFLLMGSPYINRRRHRIQQEAHDLMEDVTASTPNHPLGRLSPEVESVIALNRNLTGFPALVGHNRGIYADYDEAIRAISSAVDRAEKYVYIEIYIQSWDEATDVFYQALKRARSRGVEVKLLLDQIGSLKYHGYWKFGRRLTAIGVDWHLMLPLQLHKLRFRRPDLRNHRKLVIIDGQTGFLGSMNMIKRSYRTKDRYWVDYMVELTGPVVTSMSAVFAVDWYLESEEELSLELLPYDDADTEDSNFLQLIPSGPGYTTEPNLRMFNSLVHHAKDRLVMVSPYFVPDESLMEAVTTACYRGVDVELYVSAKADQFMVNHAQSSYYQALLEAGVRIFQFPEPFVLHSKFIMTDPDEPGRHPLCMFGSSNMDMRSFGLNYESTMLVAKGNLLAEFNQLASNYRAVCHELTLEEWNERGFVRRYMDNVMRLTSALQ comes from the coding sequence ATGGACTTCTCACTAAACATCGATCTTTCTTTCTGGCAGCTGTTTTTCCTCATCTTGGACTACGGCATCAAAATCTTGGCCATCGGATTTGTGCCCGAAGGCCGCCGACCCTCGAGCTCCACGGCCTGGCTGCTGGCTATTTTGCTGCTGCCCATCGTGGGCCTGCCGCTGTTCTTACTGATGGGCTCGCCATATATCAATCGCCGCCGCCACCGCATCCAGCAGGAGGCCCATGACCTGATGGAAGACGTCACGGCGAGTACGCCGAATCATCCGCTGGGCAGGCTTTCTCCGGAGGTGGAATCCGTCATTGCGCTCAATCGCAATCTGACGGGTTTCCCGGCGCTCGTGGGCCACAATCGTGGCATTTACGCCGACTACGACGAGGCAATACGCGCGATTTCCAGCGCCGTCGACCGCGCCGAGAAGTACGTCTACATCGAGATTTATATCCAATCCTGGGACGAGGCCACCGATGTCTTCTACCAGGCTCTCAAACGCGCCCGCTCGCGGGGCGTGGAAGTCAAGCTGCTTTTAGACCAGATTGGCAGCCTGAAGTACCACGGCTATTGGAAATTCGGCCGGCGCCTAACCGCCATCGGCGTCGACTGGCACTTGATGCTGCCGCTGCAGCTGCACAAGCTTCGTTTCCGCCGTCCTGACCTGCGCAACCACCGCAAATTGGTCATCATCGACGGCCAAACGGGCTTTCTGGGCTCGATGAACATGATTAAGCGCAGCTACCGCACCAAGGACCGCTACTGGGTGGACTACATGGTAGAGCTCACCGGCCCGGTGGTCACCTCCATGTCGGCGGTCTTTGCGGTGGACTGGTACCTGGAATCAGAAGAAGAGCTTTCCTTGGAGCTACTGCCTTACGACGACGCGGATACCGAGGACTCCAACTTCCTCCAGCTCATCCCGTCCGGCCCGGGTTACACCACGGAGCCGAACCTGCGCATGTTCAACTCACTGGTGCACCACGCCAAAGACCGCCTGGTAATGGTTTCGCCTTATTTCGTGCCCGATGAATCTTTGATGGAGGCGGTCACCACTGCCTGCTATCGCGGCGTGGACGTGGAGCTTTATGTCTCGGCCAAGGCGGACCAGTTCATGGTCAACCACGCGCAGTCCTCCTACTACCAGGCACTTTTGGAGGCAGGGGTGCGGATCTTCCAATTCCCAGAGCCTTTCGTGCTGCATTCGAAGTTCATCATGACGGACCCAGACGAGCCGGGCCGCCACCCGCTGTGCATGTTCGGCTCCTCGAATATGGACATGCGTTCTTTCGGTTTGAACTACGAATCCACGATGCTGGTGGCCAAGGGCAACTTATTGGCGGAGTTTAACCAGCTTGCTAGCAACTACCGCGCGGTGTGCCATGAGCTGACCTTGGAGGAATGGAACGAGCGCGGCTTCGTGCGCCGTTACATGGACAACGTGATGCGCCTGACCTCGGCGCTGCAATAG
- a CDS encoding exodeoxyribonuclease III produces the protein MRIATWNINSVRTRVQRAVDLLAKHDIDVLCLQETKVADDKFPVMEFEAAGYHVTHHGLNQWNGVAIVSKAEPEEVFYSFPGQPGFAKDPEKPQDLEARAVGARIRGVEIWSLYVPNGREITDRHYDYKLRFLYALAHYSESRAQSKLLLTGDFNIAPRDEDVWDIEAFRGKTHVTEPERAAFQMLEEAGLEEVTRRFTEEQRWTYFDYKSMRFQKNEGMRIDFQLASKSLAATVKTAQVDMVERAGDKTSDHCPLLADFDLPDFDSVR, from the coding sequence ATGCGCATAGCCACATGGAACATCAACTCGGTCCGCACCCGCGTGCAGCGGGCGGTAGACCTGCTGGCCAAACACGACATCGACGTGTTGTGCCTGCAGGAGACCAAGGTTGCCGACGATAAGTTCCCCGTTATGGAATTCGAAGCCGCCGGCTACCACGTCACCCATCACGGGCTGAACCAGTGGAACGGCGTGGCCATCGTCTCCAAGGCGGAGCCGGAGGAAGTCTTCTACTCCTTCCCCGGCCAGCCAGGCTTTGCCAAGGACCCAGAAAAGCCGCAGGATTTGGAAGCCCGTGCGGTGGGCGCGCGGATTCGCGGCGTAGAGATCTGGTCGCTCTATGTGCCCAATGGCCGCGAAATCACCGACCGCCACTACGACTACAAGCTGCGCTTCCTCTACGCGCTGGCACACTACAGTGAGAGCCGCGCACAGTCGAAGCTGCTGCTCACCGGCGATTTCAACATTGCCCCGCGCGATGAGGACGTCTGGGATATCGAGGCCTTCCGCGGCAAGACCCATGTTACGGAGCCAGAGCGTGCGGCCTTCCAGATGCTGGAGGAGGCAGGCCTAGAGGAGGTTACGCGGCGTTTTACGGAAGAGCAGCGCTGGACCTACTTTGACTACAAGTCGATGCGCTTTCAGAAGAACGAGGGCATGCGCATCGATTTCCAGCTGGCCTCGAAGTCCTTGGCCGCGACGGTGAAAACTGCGCAGGTAGACATGGTAGAACGCGCCGGCGACAAGACCTCTGACCACTGCCCGCTGCTGGCAGATTTCGATCTGCCTGACTTCGATTCGGTGCGTTAG
- a CDS encoding GNAT family N-acetyltransferase, cg3035/Rv0428c family, with the protein MSYIFRSDAVSVGDRVVARREFGGTHSDVIGHVLSTSPLVIRPQAVGGYPSDLEAVEIPAEQLKIIKKLSPRTVRNSDIRAVEVAAAAARGGTKVWTNDGQWLMRFGAGTDSAIPLGPSAGFMPAPMEEIDAFYAEHNLPTRLAIPERIGKAALRVLDNEPAAWQLEPEVLVLTRSLDTVSAEPHLDSELFDATLSQSGDERVWLGISLLGNATASQLEALLAWGKAHGAENAFVEVEASESTALALLSEVGFLEHHRRRYAVRKGGTL; encoded by the coding sequence ATGAGCTATATCTTCCGTTCTGATGCCGTCAGCGTCGGCGACCGCGTGGTTGCCCGGCGCGAATTCGGCGGCACCCACTCCGATGTCATAGGCCATGTGCTGAGCACCTCGCCGCTTGTCATCCGGCCGCAGGCGGTGGGTGGCTACCCTTCCGACTTGGAGGCGGTGGAAATCCCCGCCGAGCAGCTGAAGATCATCAAGAAGCTCTCGCCGCGCACGGTGCGCAACTCCGATATCCGCGCCGTCGAGGTGGCCGCCGCGGCAGCGCGCGGCGGGACGAAAGTCTGGACCAATGATGGCCAATGGCTCATGCGCTTCGGCGCAGGCACCGATTCCGCCATTCCTCTGGGCCCCTCCGCAGGTTTCATGCCCGCGCCCATGGAAGAAATCGACGCCTTCTACGCCGAGCACAACCTGCCCACCCGCCTGGCCATCCCGGAGCGCATCGGCAAGGCGGCATTGCGCGTACTCGATAACGAGCCCGCGGCATGGCAACTCGAGCCCGAGGTCCTCGTGCTTACCCGCTCCCTCGACACCGTGAGCGCCGAGCCACACCTTGACTCCGAGCTTTTCGACGCCACGCTCAGCCAATCCGGCGACGAGCGCGTGTGGCTAGGAATCTCACTGCTTGGCAATGCCACCGCCTCACAGCTGGAGGCGCTTTTGGCCTGGGGCAAAGCACACGGTGCGGAGAATGCATTCGTGGAGGTGGAGGCGTCGGAAAGCACAGCGTTGGCCCTCCTTAGTGAAGTCGGATTCTTAGAACACCATCGCCGTAGGTATGCCGTGCGCAAAGGCGGTACCCTGTAG
- a CDS encoding peptide deformylase, translating into MTIRPIVIHGDPVLHNPTEPVTEPIDSPELQQLIADMYETMDVAHGVGLAANQVGVNKRLFVYHCPDTDGPNGSAKQLGAGESGMRKGCVINPVLETSEIPEGMPADDGSEDEGCLSVPGEGFPTGRADWARVTGKDEHGNDISIEGYGFFARMLQHETGHLDGYVYTDVLTGRFKRQAKKTIKRNGWTEAGWTWMPGEDEDPFGHGA; encoded by the coding sequence ATGACTATTCGCCCCATCGTTATCCACGGCGACCCGGTTCTGCACAATCCCACCGAGCCGGTCACTGAGCCCATTGACTCCCCGGAGCTGCAGCAGCTCATCGCCGACATGTACGAGACCATGGACGTCGCCCATGGCGTCGGCCTTGCCGCCAACCAGGTAGGAGTGAACAAGCGCCTGTTTGTCTACCACTGCCCTGACACCGACGGCCCAAACGGTAGCGCCAAGCAGCTTGGTGCTGGAGAAAGCGGCATGCGCAAGGGCTGCGTCATCAACCCGGTGCTGGAGACCTCCGAGATTCCCGAGGGCATGCCTGCCGACGACGGCTCCGAGGACGAAGGCTGCCTCTCCGTGCCCGGTGAGGGCTTCCCCACCGGCCGCGCCGACTGGGCCCGCGTTACAGGCAAGGACGAGCACGGCAACGACATTTCCATCGAAGGATATGGATTCTTCGCGCGCATGCTCCAGCACGAGACCGGCCACCTGGACGGCTACGTCTACACCGACGTGCTCACCGGCCGCTTCAAGCGCCAGGCCAAGAAAACCATCAAGCGCAACGGTTGGACCGAGGCCGGCTGGACATGGATGCCAGGCGAGGACGAGGATCCCTTCGGCCACGGCGCGTAA
- a CDS encoding DUF3263 domain-containing protein, whose amino-acid sequence MQSLSDLDAAILEFESHAPRGIGPKEEAIRAELDISPVRYHQRLNVLLDAPAAAEAYPVLVARLRRVRDGRQEVRRAAREDAPDFPN is encoded by the coding sequence ATGCAATCCTTGTCAGACCTAGACGCGGCCATTTTGGAGTTCGAATCGCATGCCCCGCGTGGTATCGGGCCTAAGGAAGAGGCCATTCGCGCGGAGCTGGATATCTCGCCGGTGCGTTATCACCAGCGCTTGAACGTGCTTCTCGACGCCCCCGCTGCCGCCGAGGCCTATCCGGTGCTGGTTGCGCGCTTGCGGCGCGTGCGGGACGGCCGTCAGGAGGTGCGGCGCGCCGCGCGGGAGGATGCACCAGATTTCCCTAATTAG
- a CDS encoding LytR C-terminal domain-containing protein produces the protein MTNVNSDKAAESTSTPSKQAGAHRSSSSGLPLRGFAMVLIAVAVMLGMWGLYTLTSKDSTDTAQTGSTGVATLPAPAEGEPGAQGGPSAQPGAAGSAARGTQDAKAGQDAAGQPAKEGQDAAGREAANKDGAAAGAAGAESAAGAERAAKDIPVNVFNNSGRANFAAEQADKLKDEGFKIGEVGNLAGDILTVPQTTVYFPAGDKDAERLARETAAQLYGAQSIPEGAIAEYPAELKAEFTKGNAVVAVLAIPQA, from the coding sequence GTGACTAATGTGAATTCAGATAAAGCAGCAGAATCCACCTCCACGCCGAGCAAACAGGCGGGTGCGCACCGCAGCTCGTCTAGCGGCCTGCCGCTGCGCGGCTTCGCAATGGTGCTCATTGCCGTTGCTGTCATGCTCGGCATGTGGGGCCTTTACACGCTGACCTCCAAAGACTCCACCGATACTGCCCAGACCGGCAGCACCGGCGTCGCCACGCTGCCGGCTCCCGCCGAGGGCGAGCCCGGCGCACAGGGCGGCCCATCTGCGCAGCCGGGTGCTGCCGGCAGTGCCGCGCGGGGCACGCAGGATGCCAAGGCTGGCCAAGACGCAGCCGGACAGCCTGCCAAGGAAGGCCAGGATGCAGCCGGCCGTGAAGCAGCCAACAAGGACGGTGCCGCTGCCGGCGCTGCAGGTGCAGAAAGCGCTGCGGGTGCCGAGCGCGCCGCCAAGGACATCCCGGTCAACGTCTTTAATAACTCCGGCCGCGCGAACTTCGCTGCAGAGCAGGCAGATAAGCTGAAGGACGAGGGTTTCAAGATCGGCGAGGTAGGCAATCTGGCCGGTGACATCCTCACCGTTCCGCAGACCACCGTCTACTTCCCAGCAGGCGATAAGGACGCAGAGCGCCTCGCACGCGAGACCGCAGCGCAGCTCTACGGCGCGCAATCTATCCCGGAGGGCGCCATCGCCGAGTACCCGGCAGAGCTCAAGGCTGAATTCACCAAGGGCAACGCAGTCGTTGCAGTTCTGGCCATCCCGCAGGCCTAA